Proteins from one Mercurialis annua linkage group LG7, ddMerAnnu1.2, whole genome shotgun sequence genomic window:
- the LOC126656084 gene encoding probable lipid-A-disaccharide synthase, mitochondrial has product MASITLRKWKNQLKYTNGFFLNLLRRSYVSATTRSIIQTATKDGELRVFIVAGEVSGDTIGSRLMASLKNLSDTPVRFSGVGGFMMSKEGLESLFPMEDISVMGIWELLPHLNKFRVKLKETIEAALLFQPHVVVTVDSKGFSFRLLKQLRARYTQQRLDCPVHFHYVAPSFWAWKGGEERLKFLANFVDHVFCILPNEESICKSNGLAATFVGHPILEEISEIKLGKQTSAHEWKITGNSEEFRRKHAVPSGATVISLLPGSRLQEVTRMLSIFSHTMEQLKDTIPDLTTIVHVAPNQQVENYIRASVHKWPVPALLLPGGLPQMKYDAFSASDVALCTSGTVALELQLARLPCVVAYRAHLLTEWIIRYKAKIRYMSLPNILMDLAIIPEALFRECTPTKLASLLMELIHDSGVREKQIVAAEKVMHLLYPSERCINSLAERNTEWSYPICTPSMIAATTILQHVKPRRLIRCHQTS; this is encoded by the exons ATGGCGTCAATAACATTAAGGAAATGGAAGAATCAGCTCAAATACACTAACGGATTCTTTTTGAATTTACTCAGAAGAAGTTACGTATCAGCTACAACCAGAAGTATAATACAAACAGCCACTAAAGACGGAGAACTCAGAGTTTTTATCGTCGCCGGTGAAGTTTCCGGTGATACCATCGGTTCTCGTCTTATGGCTTCCTTAAAGAACCTCTCTGATACTCCAGTTAGATTTTCTGGTGTTGGAGG GTTTATGATGTCGAAGGAAGGATTGGAATCTCTGTTTCCTATGGAGGATATTTCAGTTATGGGAATATGGGAATTGTTACCACATTTGAATAAGTTTAGA GTAAAGTTGAAAGAAACAATTGAGGCTGCTCTTTTGTTTCAGCCTCATGTTGTTGTGACAGTGGACTCCAAGGGGTTCTCTTTTCGTTTGTTGAAGCAATTACGAG CTAGATACACTCAGCAGAGACTGGACTGTCCTGTACACTTTCATTATGTGGCACCGTCATTTTGGGCGTGGAAAGGAGGTGAAGAAAGACTCAAATTCCTAGCAAATTTTGTTGATCATGTTTTCTGCATACTTCCGAATGAGGAATCAATTTGTAAATCAAATGGATTGGCCGCTACATTTGTGGGCCATCCCATTTTGGAGGAAATTTCGGAAATCAAATTG GGAAAACAAACCTCTGCTCATGAATGGAAAATAACAGGGAATAGTGAAGAGTTCAGACGTAAACATGCAGTACCTTCAG GTGCTACGGTCATTTCTTTGCTCCCTGGAAGCAGACTACAAGAGGTCACACGGATGCTCTCCATATTTTCACATACAATGGAACAGTTGAAAGACACAATTCCTGATCTAACTACAATTGTTCACGTGGCACCGAATCAGCAAGTGGAAAATTACATCAGGGCATCTGTTCACAAGTGGCCAGTACCTGCTTTATTGCTTCCTGGAGGACTTCCGCAAATGAAATATGATGCATTTAGT GCCAGTGATGTTGCATTATGTACTTCTGGAACTGTGGCTTTGGAGTTGCAGCTTGCACGCTTGCCATGTGTAGTTGCCTATCGAGCCCATCTCCTAACAGAATGGATTATTCGGTATAAAGCAAAGATACGATACATGTCTCTGCCCAATATACTCATGGATTTGGCTATAATCCCTGAAGCTCTCTTTCGAGAATGCACACCAACGAAACTAGCCTCATTGCTCAT GGAACTCATTCATGACTCGGGAGTTCGAGAAAAACAAATAGTTGCTGCTGAAAAGGTAATGCATCTTCTGTATCCTTCAGAGAGATGTATAAACAGCTTGGCAGAACGGAACACAGAATGGAGTTATCCGATATGCACCCCGAGCATGATAGCAGCAACCACCATACTACAACATGTAAAACCACGACGCCTAATTCGTTGCCATCAAACATCATGA
- the LOC126655752 gene encoding mitochondrial pyruvate carrier 4-like, giving the protein MSASKLQNIWNHPAGPKTIHFWAPTFKWGINIANVVDSTKPPEELSYPQQSALACSAIIWAKYSTVVTPKNWNLFSVSVVMAATSIYQLGRKLEHDFLSDQQATAEEH; this is encoded by the exons ATGTCAGCTTCCAAGCTCCAAAATATATGGAACCATCCTGCAGGACCCAAAACTA TTCATTTTTGGGCTCCAACGTTTAAATGGGGGATTAATATTGCAAACGTGGTTGATTCTACAAAGCCACCAGAAGAGCTTTCGTATCCTCAACAGTCAG CTCTTGCTTGCAGTGCAATTATCTGGGCCAAATATAGCACAGTGGTCACACCG AAAAATTGGAACCTTTTCAGTGTTAGTGTTGTGATGGCTGCAACTTCAATATATCAACTTGGTCGTAAATTAGA GCATGATTTCCTCTCCGACCAACAAGCTACCGCCGAGGAACATTAG